TGAATCTGCGAGGGTTATCATGTGTGTCTCCTTTGAGGGGGTATACGTCTTGCCAGTTTTTTCGGATGGATTGCTCAAGAACGGCGGTCGGATCATGGCCCAGATCCTTAAGGCGCTCCAATTCCCGCAGCACTAACCGCTCCGCTTCCTGCGTCATGGTCTTCTTCATGACACGTCGCATTTCCTTGAACGCCGCCCAGATTGTCGGGTTGACGAAATCGGGTAACTGGGGGGTAGGGGGTAGAGAAGGTTTACCTTCTCTCCTGGATTTTGGCTTATGGCTTATGGATGGCATTGCCGTGGCATTGCTGATCTGATGCTGCGGCATTTGGTGAATTCCACCTTTTCAATGCCTTATCGCGATTCTGTCCCGTCTTCTGTGCAATTCCAAATAGGGTCTTCTGTACCCTCGCATGTACCCACCTTCTGTCACCACTCTTCTCGAAGAATCCGAGGATCAGTTCACGCGATGAGCGCCAGCTTTTGTTGTCCATGCCGGTGACGCGGCGGAGCTGTGTCTCGTCGTCTGGAAGTCCGTCTGGACCTAAGCGGTAGTGGAAGGCAATAAGTCGGAAATATGCGCCAAGCTCGGCTGGTGAGAGATGCACCGTGTCGGAGAGGAAATCGCCGAGATGTAGAGGAATGGTGTGGATGCTGGTCATAAACCTCCCGAAAGGTCGCCCGAATCTGTTATGATCAGGGAAACTACTTCGGGGAGTAGCTTTTCGCGCGGCCACGCTATCCCTGACCTTCAGCAACCGTTAGCACGATTCAGCGTGAATGGGAAGCGTTTTCTTGATGCGCTATTTATGCGGAAGGGTGGGGCCGTTTATCGCGGGCTAATCCTCTCCGTCCAGCCACTCTTCAAAATACCGCTCATCGGCAACAACGCAGGTAAATGGCGGATAAACGCGGACAAGCGTACCATCGGGATCTCGATACTCCCGGATCGGCTTCATGAGCTGTGCGGCCCCTTTTTGCCTGTGCCAGGGGTGATTTGAGGCGGGTTTTCTAGCCACGAAGAATCGCCTCGCGATGCGCTTCCAGATCGTCGATGGACCGAATCACCAGGTAAATGCCTCCACTGGCCTCGCACTGCTCTTTGAAGCGTTTCTGTGAATCCTCAAGGCGTCCGCCCTCACGTTTACACTCGATGCCGAGGAACCGGCCGGAACGAGTCATCCCGAGAAGATCTGGTGAGCCTGGAAAGCCAAAGCGGATGTACTTGCCGGTGACCGGGTGCTTGAAACCCCCTGTGTTGTTCCGCCACACGAACACTCGGTTGTGATGGCACCACGCGACGACCACACTGAGCACTTTCGATTCGGGAGTGGCTCCGCGTCGCTTCACTCGTCCCAGCCTCTCGTTTGCTGCTGATGCTGACGCTCTTGAAGCTTGCGGATCGCATCCCACATCTTTTCCATCTCTTCCGCGAACACCACCCGGAACGCTCGGTCAGTGTCCTTTGAGGTGACGGTGGGACCGGTGGCGAGCTTCTTGGCGGCTTCGTCGATCTTGCGCGCGATATCGATCATGACTGGTTCCTCCGGCAGTGCCTTGTGGTCCTGTACCACTCCCTGAGCTTGTCGATGTCGAAATAATAGCGCTCGCCGATCTGCTCGAATGGCGGCGGGTTCTTTCCCTTTCGGACGTAGTAGCTGAGGTTGCCACGGTCCATGCCGATCATTCGGGCCGCGTCCGTGAGCGTGTAAGTCTTTGAAGTCTCTAGGTATCCCATAATTCACTTCACATTGATGTAAATAACGCTTGATTGATATTTCTAACCGTGATAGCTTCCCACAAGAGCAAGGAACAAGTCAACAACTCATTTCACATCAACACGGAGCAAAACCATGATGAGAGACATTAACGGTACCAGCCTGGAAGGCGAACAGAAGAAGGTCGATCAGGCCCTTTCCGACGCTGCCAGCGTACTGAGAAACCCGGACGCCACACTGGAACAGAGGAGTGCTGCCGCAAGCCTGCTGGGACGTAAGGGCGGCAAATCGAAGCGAGGCGTTCATGAGTAAGCAGCAAACCATCGTGGAATGGAAACGCATCGGCGGGAAGCTGGTGCGGGTCGAGACACGTCGCCGCAAAACCTCCTCGAAAGCTCAGGGAATGGACCTGTGGGGATTCTCCTTCGCAGTAACACTCTGCATCACCCTGGTGTCGGCGTTTGCCCTGCAAATCAAGGCGGAAGAGCGGTACGGGGTGATTCCTCAGCAGAAGTCGGAGATGTCGCTCACCGAGTTCACGCAGAACGTACTGGACGAACACAACCGCTCACAGGGCATCGAGAAGAACGAAGTGGCGGTGGAAGTCAGTCGCTCCGCCCGTGAAGCAGAATACGGTTGGCTCGCAGACATCGCAGAATGTGCGGAGAAGTACGGCCCGGACTGCTGGGATCGTATCGCGCCGAAGAAGGGTGGTAAGCAATGAAGATGGCGCTGATCGTCTCGTTCTTCATCGGAGCACTTTTGCTCAGTGTACTCGGCCTGAGCCTTGGGGCTTACTTGGATGGCTTCAAGAATGGCTATCAACAACTAAAAATGGTTTGCGTTGAAGCCAAGACCAAAGGCTACCAACTCGAACAATGCGAAGGATAGTAGCTATGCCAGAGTTGAGTCTACCAATGTTGATATTCATCCTTGTTGCCCTGATCATTGGGCTGACAATCGCCGATGTGAAGCGATGCCAAGGAGGCAACCAAAAGGCGTCAATAGAGCAATGTTTACAACAGGAGAAGCACCATGAAACTAGTTACTGAAAACAAAGGTCCAATTCCACACGCCGACAAAGTCTTCCTCGACACGGCAGAGCGCGTGGGAAACGTCGATCCGATGGTGTACGCGGAGCAACTGCACTTCACGGCGACCACCAACCTGGAGGCCCTGACGCTGATGGACCCGCACGTCCTGAGCGGTGTCATCACCGAGGAGGAAGCCGAACAGACGATGAGCCACGCTCGTGAGGTACTGCGGATCATCCGGCGAGCCAACGAGCAACGCCGCTTCGATTCGCGGCCGTAATGCAGATTCTTCCGCCCTTTCCATCAGCCCGCGAACGCAAGCGTGTGTACACGATGGTTAACGATGCGATCATAGGGGCGCGGAGTCTGGTTCAACTCGACATGATTTTGAAGGAGCACGCCCATGACATAGCACGCCTGAAACAGTACCCCGTCCTCGAATTCGATTTCGGGGATGCTATTGCAAAAACCGTTCAGAGTACCGAGAGTTTTTTAATCGAATTGTCTCAACAGAAGGAACATGAGTTATGACCTATATCGCCCCACAGGAGAAACGTGAATTTAAGCTAGTTACAGAAGGCCCACACATCGCAGTGCTGGTTCGCATCATTGACCTCGGCAGCCACCAGAACAATTTCGGGAACATCCGCCGCCAGGTGGATTTTGCCTGGGAAGTGCCCGATGAGCTGGCCGAGAACGGCAAACCACTGTTGGTCAGTAACCGCTACAGCGTGACGATGACCGAGAAATCACAGCTACCGAAAATGGTGCGCGGATGGGTCGGCGGTGACCCGCTGAGCGAAGGCATCGACTTCACCAAACTGCTCGGCCGCCCGGCGATGATAAACGTTCGTCACTCCGTGAACGACGACAAAACCTACGCGAATGTTGACACCGTGATGCCGCTGCCCAAGGGGATGCCTGCTCCAACCCACGTTCACGAGCCGTTGATTTTCTGGATGTACCTGGAGCAGAGGAGAATGGATAAGGCGGTGTTCGAGGCCTTGCCCGAGTACCTGCGGAAGACGATCGAGAAGTCCAACGAATACGCCACGATTTCCGGCTCCGGGATGCACTCGGCCTCATCCTCGCCTCGTACCGATGACAGCGTCCCGTCATACTTCGATGAAGGCCCCGGCTACTGAGTCACGTAACTAACTGACCGGAGGGGTTTCGGCCCCTCCAACGAACCAACGGAGAACCCGCATGACGAAACCACGCATCGACTACCCGGCCCTCTTCCCGCACGTGATAGAAGGCTACGTTCAGGGCAAGAGCCAAATGGCCATCGCCACCGATCTGAACACACATCCAACGCACATCTCCCGATCACTTCACGTTCACGGCCTGTCGCACTGGAAGGTCACCAAACTGGTCCGAGACGGGCTCACCGCTCAGCAGATCATCGAATACGCCACGGCAAAGGAGCCGGAACTGCCGCTGACGGCATCAGGAGGGCCGGGGACAGTGCGATCCAACGGGCCTTTTTTCGCCTCAACGGAGGAAGCCTTCGCCTTTGCGCGGCAGAAAATCACCGACCAATCGCAGGTCATCCTGCAGCAGGCACAGACGATCGAGACGTATTGGGAGTGCTGGCGTTTGATTCAGGACGCTCTTGCAAAGATGGAGCACGCGCTGGACCAGCAGGAGATCGCTGAGCGCCAGAAAGCGGGGGTGGCGTGAAGAGGCACTTTTACACCGATCCGCTCGCCGCTGCGTGGATGGCGAAGCATATCGGGATGCGGTTTGGATTCTTTGATGAGAGGTCCGACTTCCGTGAGTACGAAGTGCCGATTACAGGAGAGGATGATTGGTGGCGATCTGACCGCGGCAGGTTCTATGTCCATCCCGACTCGCTGCACCTGCTGGAGCCACGGATTGGGGATTTATTGGTTGAAACTGGCCGGCTGCCAATCGCCCGAATCGTTGACAGCGACGTGGACTACATCAGTTTTGGCCACAACATCGCAATGCTCTTTGCCACAGAGATGTTGAGAAAAGGTCGCGCTCGCATCATCCAGCGCGACGGAAAACCGTTCTTCTGGCCGGAGCTGGAGGATTGAGTGACACCCGCCCAGACGAAACGGCTCGCAGTGAAGCTCTCCGAACCGAAACGGGAAGGCGTACCGCTGCTGGCGTTCGTCGGGGCGGTCACCGTGATGCTGCTCCCGTGCGTGGTGTTCTCGCAGGTGCTGCCGGAGGTTCGGGGACGGGATCGGTAATCAAAAGTTCGGCAGGCTTTTACCTCTCGACAACGCATTCCTTCAGAGATCGCTTCAGCTCTTCGATTCCCGCTTCCGTTACCTTCGTCTCGCTCAAATTCAGGTTGGTTAGCTTTTTGAGCACGATTAACTCCTTCAGACCCGCATCTGTAACCTTCGTCATCGACAAATCGAGATGGGAGATATTTTTTAGTCCGGCTACCACCTTTAAGCCTTCATCCGTCACAAGCGTACCAGAAAGGTCCAGCAGCCCTAGATTCTCGCACCCGGTCAATCCCTTCAGTGCGTCGTCATTTACCGCTGCCAACATAAGGTGGAGGGTAAGAAGCCTCCGAACCCCGGCCAGCTTACGCAAATCCTCTTCGGTTATTGTTTGGCATCTAACAAGGAAGACGGATATCGGTTTATCCGGCAACTCGACTTCCTGAGTCATCCTCCCGCCCAGCTTTGAAACCAAAGCACTCGCCTCTCTTTCGGACGTCTCGGGTGGCGCTGACCCGGATGAACATCCGACAAGAAATGGCGTGCTCAGAATGAACACCAAAATCCTGGACATCGTGATTCCTGGTATGCGGCCGGAGACGATCTATTGAAGTTGGCTCCTCGCCGATTGTAACCTCGTCACACCGTACTTTCAATTCACATGAAGCTCAATACGACACCTCTGGCGAAGTCATTCACCGCGTCAGAAAACCCTTGTTTTGAAGACGTATTGACGGTGAATTATCCGACCGACTTTAAGCCGGAATTACCCCAGAGCCTGGGAGCCAGCGGCCAAACGAGCGGGCACCCGGCGTT
The Gemmata palustris DNA segment above includes these coding regions:
- a CDS encoding YdaU family protein, which gives rise to MTSIHTIPLHLGDFLSDTVHLSPAELGAYFRLIAFHYRLGPDGLPDDETQLRRVTGMDNKSWRSSRELILGFFEKSGDRRWVHARVQKTLFGIAQKTGQNRDKALKRWNSPNAAASDQQCHGNAIHKP
- a CDS encoding phage replication initiation protein, NGO0469 family, translating into MTYIAPQEKREFKLVTEGPHIAVLVRIIDLGSHQNNFGNIRRQVDFAWEVPDELAENGKPLLVSNRYSVTMTEKSQLPKMVRGWVGGDPLSEGIDFTKLLGRPAMINVRHSVNDDKTYANVDTVMPLPKGMPAPTHVHEPLIFWMYLEQRRMDKAVFEALPEYLRKTIEKSNEYATISGSGMHSASSSPRTDDSVPSYFDEGPGY
- a CDS encoding MerR family transcriptional regulator, coding for MGYLETSKTYTLTDAARMIGMDRGNLSYYVRKGKNPPPFEQIGERYYFDIDKLREWYRTTRHCRRNQS
- a CDS encoding VRR-NUC domain-containing protein, with translation MLSVVVAWCHHNRVFVWRNNTGGFKHPVTGKYIRFGFPGSPDLLGMTRSGRFLGIECKREGGRLEDSQKRFKEQCEASGGIYLVIRSIDDLEAHREAILRG